One genomic window of Corallococcus caeni includes the following:
- a CDS encoding glycosyltransferase encodes MELFPIHLLFIVVLMNRYILGPFLRRLKGRRFERVDDTYRPKVAIVIPLFNEGQGIFHTVKALLEQDYPRELTEIIVVDDCSRDDSVAWATKAAEGHPNVRVMRNPENMGKRKGINRGVRAAETAEIIVSVDSDVVVEKSAVRQLIRRFVHPNVAAVGGRTFVINRHQNWLTRMIEIKFHFAQKWLKDLERSFRQVMCLSGCLTAYRRSVLLELEPILEARAIAGIPIKYGEDRFLTRQIVKHDYETVYTLDAYCFTAAPSTLAGYFSQQLRWRRSNLVDLLCGLSHAWRLHPVITVHYVSQLALLLAYPVVIVHNMLNGEFWDILAFHFLVIGLLGFIYRMETRYLPEDRRVPAVSFLPMALLMPVTYALFTPLALLTLDSGSWETRGSPTPAQAPSPAPVQLTSNSAGEGTPS; translated from the coding sequence ATGGAACTGTTTCCCATTCATTTGCTGTTCATCGTCGTGTTGATGAACCGCTACATCCTGGGCCCCTTCTTGAGGCGGCTGAAGGGGCGGCGGTTCGAGCGGGTGGATGACACCTACCGCCCGAAGGTCGCCATCGTCATTCCGCTGTTCAACGAAGGCCAGGGCATCTTCCACACCGTCAAGGCGCTGCTGGAGCAGGACTACCCGCGCGAGCTGACGGAGATCATCGTCGTGGATGACTGCTCGCGCGACGACAGCGTCGCGTGGGCCACCAAGGCCGCGGAAGGGCACCCCAACGTCCGGGTGATGCGCAACCCGGAGAACATGGGCAAGCGCAAGGGCATCAACCGGGGCGTCCGCGCGGCGGAGACCGCGGAGATCATCGTCTCCGTGGACTCCGACGTGGTGGTGGAGAAGAGCGCCGTGCGCCAGCTCATCCGCCGCTTCGTGCACCCGAACGTCGCCGCGGTGGGCGGCCGCACCTTCGTCATCAACCGTCACCAGAACTGGCTGACGCGGATGATCGAAATCAAGTTCCACTTCGCCCAGAAGTGGCTGAAGGACCTGGAGCGCTCGTTCCGCCAGGTGATGTGCCTGTCCGGCTGCCTCACCGCGTACCGCCGCTCGGTGCTGCTGGAGCTGGAGCCCATCCTGGAGGCGCGCGCCATCGCGGGCATCCCCATCAAGTACGGCGAGGACCGCTTCCTCACGCGGCAGATCGTCAAGCACGACTATGAAACGGTCTACACGCTGGACGCGTACTGCTTCACCGCCGCGCCGTCCACGCTCGCGGGCTACTTCAGCCAGCAGCTGCGCTGGCGGCGCTCCAACCTGGTGGACCTCCTGTGCGGCCTGTCGCACGCGTGGCGGCTGCACCCGGTCATCACCGTGCACTACGTGTCGCAGCTGGCGCTGCTGCTCGCGTACCCGGTGGTCATCGTCCACAACATGCTCAACGGCGAGTTCTGGGACATCCTCGCGTTCCACTTCCTGGTGATTGGCCTGCTGGGCTTCATCTACCGGATGGAGACGCGCTACCTGCCCGAGGACCGGCGCGTGCCCGCGGTGAGCTTCCTGCCCATGGCGCTGCTCATGCCGGTGACGTACGCGCTCTTCACGCCGCTGGCCCTGCTGACGCTCGACTCCGGGAGCTGGGAGACGCGCGGCAGCCCGACGCCGGCCCAGGCCCCCTCCCCCGCCCCCGTGCAGCTCACCTCCAACTCCGCAGGCGAGGGAACCCCGTCATGA
- a CDS encoding phosphatase domain-containing protein yields MDLSTATTKLQALRRDMTGHTDRDDERRILDLLEGATGEELNFLLSNVDLVRLLSDLDDRLVGPDHHTALLDLLCKRRAAELSLPVRASLATALQKGATRAQAEARLRDLFLGLKGRELTGFKNLLEAGGEYHDLHKLVFDDVDDVAVRAELLAHFQREAQAFPSGENKVLSDIDDTFFANWVDPRYPKKTVYPGVLAFYQELDRGPGIIPGRAGDLVFVSARPQDPLGLIENATLDSLSKRGVPLAVMLSGSFFYLLGNTRIAQKKFENFEQYARLFPEYGFVFVGDSGQGDVEFGARMREALPQAVRAVFIHDVVATPQPKRDEWRAKHVFFFDTYVGAAVDAFHAGVISRDGVDRIAAAATESMAAITFSSPAQRQAREAELTRDLALASALPRARVV; encoded by the coding sequence ATGGACCTGTCCACCGCGACGACGAAGCTCCAGGCGCTGCGCCGGGACATGACCGGCCACACGGACCGCGACGACGAGCGCCGCATCCTGGACCTGCTGGAGGGCGCCACCGGCGAGGAGCTGAACTTCCTGCTGTCCAACGTGGACCTGGTGCGCCTGCTGTCGGACCTGGACGACCGGCTGGTGGGCCCCGACCATCACACGGCGCTCCTGGACCTGCTGTGCAAGCGCCGCGCGGCGGAGCTGTCCCTGCCCGTGCGCGCGTCGCTGGCCACCGCGCTCCAGAAGGGCGCCACGCGCGCGCAGGCGGAAGCGAGGCTGCGCGACCTGTTCCTGGGGCTGAAGGGCCGGGAGCTGACCGGGTTCAAGAACCTGCTGGAAGCAGGCGGCGAGTACCACGACCTGCACAAGCTGGTGTTCGACGACGTGGACGACGTGGCGGTGCGCGCGGAGCTGCTCGCCCACTTCCAGCGCGAGGCCCAGGCCTTCCCCAGCGGGGAGAACAAGGTCCTGAGCGACATCGACGACACGTTCTTCGCCAACTGGGTGGACCCGCGCTACCCGAAGAAGACGGTGTACCCGGGCGTGCTCGCGTTCTACCAGGAGCTGGACCGGGGCCCGGGCATCATCCCGGGCCGCGCGGGCGACCTCGTCTTCGTGAGCGCCCGCCCGCAGGATCCGCTGGGCCTCATCGAGAACGCGACGCTGGACTCGCTGAGCAAGCGCGGCGTGCCGCTGGCGGTGATGCTGTCCGGCAGCTTCTTCTACCTGCTGGGCAACACGCGCATCGCGCAGAAGAAGTTCGAGAACTTCGAACAGTACGCCCGCCTCTTCCCCGAGTACGGCTTCGTCTTCGTGGGCGACAGCGGCCAGGGCGACGTGGAGTTTGGCGCCCGCATGCGCGAGGCCCTGCCCCAGGCGGTGCGCGCCGTGTTCATCCACGACGTGGTGGCGACGCCGCAGCCCAAGCGCGACGAATGGCGCGCGAAGCACGTCTTCTTCTTCGACACGTACGTGGGCGCGGCGGTGGACGCGTTCCACGCGGGCGTCATCTCCCGGGACGGCGTGGACCGCATCGCCGCCGCCGCGACGGAGTCGATGGCGGCCATCACCTTCTCCTCCCCCGCTCAACGTCAGGCGCGCGAGGCGGAGCTGACGCGGGACCTGGCGCTGGCGTCGGCGCTGCCTCGGGCGCGGGTCGTTTGA